One genomic segment of Acidimicrobiales bacterium includes these proteins:
- a CDS encoding RDD family protein, with the protein MSPDAQDRPPEPAASTQRPRKLPEAKDFPKTGPNSLAAPGPRFGARGVDLAIVVTPALIVAALSVTARGDQVEIDAPTWLPWLVLGVAVAYEFALLAIWGRTVGKWVFGLRVARYTDGRRPQPSQAILRALVPWAPLALPLPFASAFVLGLYATGAGGSLHRGVPDQAAGTVVIATR; encoded by the coding sequence ATGAGCCCCGACGCCCAGGACCGGCCACCCGAGCCCGCCGCCTCGACCCAGCGCCCCCGCAAGCTGCCCGAGGCCAAGGACTTCCCGAAGACGGGGCCGAACAGCCTCGCCGCCCCCGGCCCGCGGTTCGGGGCCCGGGGGGTCGACCTCGCCATCGTCGTCACGCCGGCGCTGATCGTGGCCGCGCTCTCGGTCACCGCCCGTGGCGACCAGGTGGAGATCGACGCGCCGACGTGGCTGCCGTGGCTGGTGCTGGGTGTGGCGGTGGCCTACGAGTTCGCGTTGCTGGCGATCTGGGGTCGCACCGTCGGCAAGTGGGTGTTCGGCCTCCGGGTGGCGCGCTACACCGACGGTCGGCGGCCCCAGCCGTCCCAGGCCATCCTGCGGGCGTTGGTGCCGTGGGCGCCGCTGGCCCTGCCGCTGCCCTTCGCCTCGGCGTTCGTGCTCGGTCTTTACGCCACCGGTGCGGGAGGTTCGCTCCACCGCGGCGTGCCCGACCAGGCCGCCGGCACCGTGGTGATCGCCACCCGTTGA
- a CDS encoding acetyl-CoA carboxylase biotin carboxylase subunit, which translates to MLNKVLIANRGEIAVRVIRACQEMGIATVAVYSDLDRDALHVRLADEAYALGGQTAAESYLNTGAILDVIERSGADAVHPGYGFFSENTDFARAITERGVAFVGPPPGAIEVMGDKVSSRIAAQAAGVAGVPGTTEFLKDHTEIVAFGEEHGWPVAIKAAYGGGGRGMRVVHAAGDAEEALASAQSEALKGFGRDECYVERYLTWPRHIEMQVIADTHGNCVWVAERDCSAQRRHQKLVEESPAPAFPADVRQAMGDAAVKVAKACGYVNAGTVEFLYQDGEFYFLEMNTRLQVEHPVTEMVSGIDLVAEQLRVAAGEPLSFGQDDIVLSGHAIEIRINAENVAGGKFLPSPGPITTLVPPAGFGTRWDGGYESGDEVSQYYDNLVGKLICWGEDRPTAIARTLRALREFRIEGIATTIPADIAILEHPDFAAAEHSTKWVEDVLDLSAVDSAPVAGDGDPAEAKVQRDVDVEVDGRRFAVKMFIPESQAGAVVAAGAPGAAGPARTRRGGSGGGAVAGGGSGAVAVPMQGTIVKVLVEVGQEVEAGATVCVLEAMKMENNITADKAGTVTEIKVAAGDSVGSGDVVVVIE; encoded by the coding sequence GTGCTCAACAAGGTCCTCATCGCCAACCGCGGCGAGATCGCCGTACGCGTCATCCGTGCCTGCCAGGAAATGGGCATCGCCACGGTGGCCGTGTACTCCGACCTCGACCGTGACGCCCTGCACGTCCGCCTCGCCGACGAGGCCTACGCACTCGGGGGGCAGACCGCCGCCGAGAGCTACCTCAACACCGGGGCCATCCTCGACGTGATCGAGCGCAGCGGCGCCGACGCCGTGCACCCGGGCTACGGGTTCTTCTCGGAGAACACCGACTTCGCCCGGGCGATCACCGAGCGGGGCGTGGCCTTCGTGGGACCGCCCCCGGGCGCCATCGAGGTGATGGGCGACAAGGTGTCGAGCCGCATCGCCGCGCAGGCCGCCGGGGTGGCCGGGGTGCCCGGGACGACCGAGTTCCTGAAGGACCACACCGAGATCGTCGCCTTCGGCGAGGAGCACGGGTGGCCGGTGGCGATCAAGGCCGCCTACGGCGGTGGCGGCCGGGGCATGCGCGTCGTGCACGCCGCGGGCGACGCCGAGGAGGCGCTCGCCTCGGCCCAGAGCGAGGCCCTGAAGGGGTTCGGCCGCGACGAGTGCTACGTCGAGCGCTACCTCACCTGGCCGCGCCACATCGAGATGCAGGTCATCGCCGACACGCACGGCAACTGCGTGTGGGTCGCCGAGCGGGACTGCTCGGCCCAGCGCCGTCACCAGAAGCTCGTCGAGGAGAGCCCGGCACCGGCCTTCCCCGCCGACGTCCGCCAGGCCATGGGTGACGCGGCGGTGAAGGTCGCCAAGGCGTGCGGCTACGTCAACGCCGGCACGGTCGAGTTCCTCTACCAGGACGGCGAGTTCTACTTCCTCGAGATGAACACCCGGCTCCAGGTCGAGCACCCGGTCACCGAGATGGTCTCGGGCATCGACCTCGTGGCCGAGCAGCTCCGGGTCGCCGCCGGTGAGCCCCTGTCGTTCGGACAGGACGACATCGTGCTGTCGGGCCACGCCATCGAGATCCGGATCAACGCCGAGAACGTCGCGGGCGGCAAGTTCCTCCCCTCCCCCGGCCCGATCACCACCCTCGTGCCACCGGCGGGCTTCGGGACCCGCTGGGACGGGGGCTACGAGTCCGGTGACGAGGTGAGCCAGTACTACGACAACCTCGTCGGCAAGCTCATCTGCTGGGGCGAGGACCGCCCGACGGCGATCGCCAGGACGCTGCGGGCGCTGCGCGAGTTCCGCATCGAGGGGATCGCCACGACCATCCCCGCCGACATCGCCATCCTCGAGCACCCCGACTTCGCGGCCGCCGAGCACTCCACCAAGTGGGTGGAGGACGTCCTCGACCTGAGCGCCGTCGACTCGGCACCGGTGGCCGGCGACGGCGACCCCGCCGAGGCGAAGGTGCAGCGCGACGTCGACGTCGAGGTCGACGGGCGTCGGTTCGCGGTGAAGATGTTCATCCCCGAGAGCCAGGCCGGCGCCGTCGTCGCCGCCGGTGCGCCCGGCGCCGCCGGACCGGCCCGGACGCGCCGCGGCGGGTCGGGGGGCGGAGCCGTCGCCGGGGGCGGATCGGGGGCCGTCGCCGTGCCCATGCAGGGCACCATCGTGAAGGTGCTCGTCGAGGTGGGCCAGGAGGTGGAGGCGGGCGCGACCGTCTGCGTGCTCGAGGCCATGAAGATGGAGAACAACATCACCGCCGACAAGGCCGGGACGGTCACCGAGATCAAGGTCGCGGCGGGCGACTCGGTCGGCTCCGGCGACGTCGTCGTCGTCATCGAATAG
- a CDS encoding biotin--[acetyl-CoA-carboxylase] ligase, giving the protein MKGASATSRLTATRFRDVRWVDETGSTNADLLDAAAEGAEEGLVLVAEHQRAGRGRLDRTWEAPPGSSLLVSVLLRPRLAVADAHLVTSATALAAIDACHAVAGIRPGLKWPNDLVAVAGDRHAGKKLGGILAESRLDGAEVEALVVGMGLNVNWPVDLPAELVDVATSVNHVVGHDVDREDLLVAWLERLDGRLDELTTAEGRARLDAAVRSASATLGRSVRVELPDGSHVEGRAVDVDPDGRLVVDRDDGDDVLRVSVGDVVHLRHRA; this is encoded by the coding sequence GTGAAGGGTGCCTCCGCCACATCGAGACTGACCGCCACCCGGTTCCGCGACGTCCGGTGGGTCGACGAGACGGGTTCGACCAACGCCGACCTGCTCGACGCCGCCGCCGAGGGCGCCGAGGAGGGTCTCGTCCTGGTCGCCGAGCACCAGCGGGCGGGGAGGGGCCGCCTCGACCGGACGTGGGAGGCGCCGCCGGGCTCGTCGCTGCTGGTCTCTGTGCTGCTCCGGCCCCGTCTGGCGGTCGCCGACGCCCACCTCGTCACGTCGGCCACCGCGCTGGCGGCCATCGACGCCTGCCACGCCGTGGCCGGGATCCGCCCCGGGCTCAAGTGGCCGAACGACCTCGTGGCGGTGGCCGGGGACCGCCACGCCGGCAAGAAGCTGGGCGGCATCCTCGCCGAGTCCCGCCTCGACGGCGCCGAGGTGGAGGCGCTCGTGGTGGGCATGGGCCTCAACGTCAACTGGCCCGTCGACCTCCCCGCCGAGCTCGTCGACGTCGCCACCTCCGTCAACCACGTCGTGGGTCACGACGTGGACCGCGAGGACCTGCTCGTGGCCTGGCTGGAACGCCTCGACGGCCGCCTCGACGAGCTCACCACGGCGGAGGGGCGCGCCCGTCTCGACGCCGCCGTCCGGTCCGCGTCGGCCACCCTCGGTCGATCGGTCCGGGTCGAGCTCCCCGACGGATCGCACGTCGAGGGACGGGCCGTCGACGTCGATCCCGACGGTCGCCTCGTCGTCGACCGCGACGACGGTGACGACGTGCTCCGGGTGAGCGTCGGCGACGTCGTGCACCTCCGCCACCGGGCCTGA
- a CDS encoding aminotransferase class IV has protein sequence MTTVWMNGRLSDRHAAAVDPFDHGLTVGDGIFETVRVAAGRPVLLDRHLDRMWGAADRIGLELAAERLELVRAVAAVIAAEDVTSGRVRITATSGSGPAGTSRAVGAGTVIVVAAPEAPREGPARVVVAPWVRNERSALAGVKSTSYGENVLVLRHARDRGADEALLADTTGRLSEAAAANVVVAVDGAFVTPSLAAGCLPGIVRQVLLDRGVVAEADLPLAVVHDADEIALTSSIAGVVAVSHVGERSLGGVDGPLTRLARRVLADAEASEGTAGTD, from the coding sequence GTGACGACGGTGTGGATGAACGGCCGCCTCTCGGACCGGCACGCCGCCGCCGTCGACCCGTTCGACCACGGGCTCACCGTCGGCGACGGGATCTTCGAGACGGTGAGGGTGGCGGCCGGCCGGCCGGTCCTGCTCGACCGCCACCTCGACCGGATGTGGGGAGCCGCCGACCGCATCGGTCTCGAGCTCGCGGCCGAACGCCTCGAGCTCGTCCGGGCCGTGGCCGCCGTGATCGCCGCCGAGGACGTGACCTCGGGTCGCGTGCGCATCACGGCGACGAGCGGGTCGGGACCGGCGGGGACCAGCCGGGCGGTCGGCGCCGGCACGGTGATCGTCGTGGCCGCCCCCGAGGCCCCCCGGGAGGGCCCCGCCCGGGTGGTCGTGGCGCCGTGGGTGCGCAACGAGCGGTCCGCCCTGGCCGGCGTGAAGTCCACCAGCTACGGCGAGAACGTGCTCGTGCTGCGCCACGCCCGCGATCGGGGCGCCGACGAGGCGCTGCTCGCCGACACCACCGGCCGTCTGTCCGAGGCGGCCGCCGCCAACGTCGTCGTCGCCGTCGACGGTGCGTTCGTGACCCCCTCCCTCGCCGCCGGCTGTCTCCCCGGCATCGTGCGCCAGGTCCTCCTCGACCGAGGGGTGGTGGCCGAGGCCGACCTCCCCCTGGCCGTCGTCCACGACGCCGACGAGATCGCGCTCACCTCGAGCATCGCCGGTGTCGTGGCCGTCTCCCACGTCGGGGAACGCAGCCTCGGCGGCGTCGACGGGCCGCTCACCCGGCTGGCCCGGCGCGTCCTGGCCGACGCCGAGGCGTCGGAGGGCACGGCCGGGACCGACTAG